The Chloroflexota bacterium genome window below encodes:
- a CDS encoding histidine phosphatase family protein produces the protein MSHECWLIRHGESVANAGERTPDPASVPLTALGWQQAHGLIERLPKPNRVIVSPYLRTQQTAEPLLKHYPELQAEVWSIHEFTYLSPSLCRDTNQDDRRPLVDDYWQRCDPDYRHGPDAESFRMLIERVQAAMQQLQALDGISCVFAHGQIIRTMLWLQTQTITTLDQAVMRRWHLDGGSRLVGNTECIRLLWE, from the coding sequence ATGAGCCATGAATGCTGGCTGATTCGCCATGGCGAGAGCGTTGCCAATGCTGGCGAGCGCACGCCCGACCCGGCCAGCGTTCCCTTAACGGCATTGGGTTGGCAACAAGCGCATGGCTTGATCGAACGCTTGCCCAAGCCTAATCGGGTGATCGTTTCGCCATATCTGCGCACCCAACAAACCGCTGAGCCATTGCTAAAACACTATCCTGAGCTCCAAGCTGAGGTTTGGTCGATCCACGAATTTACCTATCTTTCGCCCAGCCTCTGTCGCGATACCAACCAAGATGATCGGCGGCCACTAGTTGATGATTATTGGCAACGTTGCGACCCTGATTATCGGCATGGCCCCGATGCCGAGAGCTTTCGCATGCTAATCGAACGGGTGCAAGCCGCCATGCAACAACTCCAAGCCTTGGATGGCATTAGCTGTGTTTTTGCTCATGGCCAGATTATTCGCACCATGCTTTGGCTGCAAACCCAAACCATCACCACGCTTGATCAAGCAGTGATGCGGCGTTGGCATCTTGATGGTGGCAGTCGCTTGGTTGGCAATACTGAATGTATTCGTTTGCTGTGGGAATAA
- a CDS encoding amino acid hydroxylase — MATASPTLSRLEYPQEDHDTWAALWQRQMPLAQQHACKLFLEGIDILNLDRTHLPDPLAVSDYLNTLTGWALGDAQNAYLGPTEWFEHIAERRFPVTNYIRRPHELEFTPLPDLFHEYFGHLPAFTNREFADIAQLFGPLYLSAKDERQQLGIARIWWFSTEFGLLRENGELKVLGAGLLSSPGELLHALNPETPRYEFDIERVADTASAPYGYHEHYFILNSLDHLRSIVYEYAELEGLPKPQLPL, encoded by the coding sequence ATGGCCACCGCATCGCCAACGCTCAGCCGCTTGGAATATCCACAAGAAGATCACGATACATGGGCAGCGCTCTGGCAGCGTCAAATGCCCCTCGCTCAACAACATGCCTGCAAGCTCTTTCTCGAAGGCATCGACATTTTGAATCTCGATCGCACGCACTTGCCCGACCCATTAGCAGTTAGCGATTACCTAAACACGCTAACTGGCTGGGCTTTGGGTGATGCCCAAAATGCCTATCTTGGGCCAACCGAGTGGTTTGAGCATATCGCCGAGCGCCGTTTTCCGGTCACCAACTATATTCGTCGCCCGCATGAACTGGAATTTACGCCGCTGCCCGATTTGTTTCACGAGTATTTTGGCCACTTGCCAGCCTTTACCAACCGCGAATTTGCCGATATTGCCCAATTGTTTGGGCCGCTGTATCTCTCGGCCAAAGATGAACGCCAGCAATTAGGTATTGCACGGATTTGGTGGTTTAGTACTGAGTTTGGTTTGTTGCGTGAAAATGGCGAGTTGAAGGTTTTGGGGGCTGGTTTGCTCTCATCACCAGGCGAGTTATTGCACGCGCTCAATCCAGAAACCCCGCGCTATGAGTTCGATATTGAACGGGTTGCCGACACTGCTTCAGCACCCTATGGCTATCACGAGCACTATTTTATCCTTAATAGCCTCGATCACTTGCGCTCAATCGTCTATGAATATGCTGAATTAGAAGGCTTGCCCAAGCCTCAATTGCCGTTATAA
- a CDS encoding tetratricopeptide repeat protein, whose protein sequence is MMTMWNERTVQDVLQRPERLLSHTDWRHMIQQQGGLTAFYQQLQQLPLEANQQAVLNVLTTYPGAPVETYCSLLNVHKATYHRYQKALIQQLTSLLNNEQPQAHTPTQAPSLHQLRPILADFVGRTAELKQANYAIDIAHNAARGAVISGIQGMGGVGKTELAIYLAHQLIPHFPDAQIVLNLYGSREQPLTIEQALGTVIALFKPNAKLPEQREKLLEIYHAVLADKRVLILADDARDLAHVQDLTPPVGSCLLVTSRLRFAMPLMAQLHLTEFQEPEAIALLQQICPRLEAETAQKLAAACGYLPLALRISASILAQNPELGVDEYLSQLHDQQQQLAALEHPDDPQASVAASLALSYARLPSELQALARQLSLIVAEFSSAMGLATAGLDFNMANENLLYKLALHNLIQFEHRQERWRMHDLVRSVLRRYLDEAEQAQIQLNYAQASVETLKIIYQDFRAGGATQTQSIDNFDREYAHIVAIWQWALQQPISAVTDQILVELGSLSAGVSRIRIGRRYSTLAEREFVFDAALRIQELDKAALFAGAIANQYREDGDYSMSIVWHERTYAIDLELNDLYLQSLCLGDMATCYSEMGGQAYLQKALELEREALRLFRLSGHGGAIESMRVNNLATNLILLGYHEESVSYLIEAIALAQKFENQADECRALYNLGETYLKLNQLDQAEIAFEQALTIVERMNFDEGRAYMLQGQANVAMLQKNYHQSIEKLNQAYAIMQHFNRGIALNVQWKIALLYWKLGDVPTAEALMQAVVEQERPLGLDRVHAHEQQLSNLRTRQPFDDDLLQTLLNE, encoded by the coding sequence ATGATGACAATGTGGAATGAACGCACCGTGCAAGATGTGTTACAACGACCAGAACGCTTGCTTAGCCATACTGATTGGCGGCACATGATTCAGCAACAGGGTGGATTAACTGCGTTTTACCAACAATTGCAGCAATTGCCACTTGAAGCCAATCAACAAGCAGTGCTGAACGTTTTGACGACCTATCCAGGTGCGCCAGTTGAAACCTATTGCTCATTGCTGAATGTGCACAAAGCGACCTATCATCGCTATCAAAAAGCCTTAATTCAACAATTAACCAGCTTGCTCAATAACGAACAACCGCAAGCACACACGCCAACCCAAGCACCGTCGTTGCACCAACTTCGCCCGATTTTGGCCGATTTTGTGGGTCGTACAGCCGAACTCAAACAAGCTAACTATGCGATCGATATCGCCCACAATGCCGCACGGGGTGCGGTGATCAGCGGCATTCAAGGCATGGGTGGGGTTGGAAAAACCGAGTTAGCAATCTATTTGGCGCATCAGTTGATTCCGCATTTTCCCGATGCCCAAATTGTGCTCAATTTGTATGGCTCGCGCGAGCAACCGCTGACGATTGAGCAAGCACTGGGCACGGTGATTGCGCTGTTTAAGCCGAATGCCAAATTGCCTGAACAACGCGAAAAATTGCTTGAAATTTATCATGCAGTGTTGGCTGATAAGCGGGTGCTGATTTTGGCTGACGATGCGCGAGATTTGGCCCATGTCCAAGATTTAACCCCGCCAGTTGGTAGTTGTTTGTTGGTCACCAGCCGCTTGCGGTTTGCGATGCCGCTGATGGCTCAACTGCATCTGACCGAGTTTCAGGAGCCTGAGGCCATCGCTTTGCTTCAGCAAATTTGCCCACGACTTGAGGCTGAAACTGCCCAGAAATTGGCCGCTGCCTGTGGTTATCTACCCTTGGCTTTGCGTATCAGTGCCAGTATTTTGGCCCAAAACCCTGAACTTGGCGTTGATGAATATCTGAGCCAACTGCACGATCAACAGCAACAACTCGCTGCCTTGGAACACCCCGATGATCCGCAGGCCAGCGTGGCGGCATCGTTGGCCCTGAGTTACGCCCGTTTGCCCAGCGAATTGCAAGCCTTGGCGCGTCAACTCAGCCTGATTGTGGCCGAATTTAGCAGCGCCATGGGTTTAGCAACAGCAGGGCTTGATTTCAACATGGCCAACGAAAACTTGCTGTATAAATTGGCCTTGCACAACTTGATTCAATTCGAGCATCGCCAAGAGCGCTGGCGTATGCACGACCTGGTGCGCAGCGTGCTACGGCGCTATCTGGACGAAGCAGAACAAGCTCAAATCCAGTTAAATTATGCCCAAGCCAGTGTTGAAACTCTCAAAATTATTTATCAGGATTTTCGAGCAGGCGGCGCTACTCAAACTCAAAGCATTGATAATTTTGACCGCGAATATGCCCATATTGTAGCAATTTGGCAATGGGCACTGCAGCAACCAATTTCAGCAGTAACAGATCAGATCTTGGTTGAATTAGGATCTTTAAGTGCTGGGGTTAGTCGGATTCGGATAGGACGACGTTATAGCACTTTAGCCGAACGCGAATTCGTATTTGATGCGGCGTTACGGATTCAAGAACTCGATAAAGCCGCACTTTTTGCAGGAGCCATTGCGAATCAATATCGCGAAGATGGTGATTACTCAATGTCGATAGTGTGGCACGAGCGAACATATGCCATTGATTTAGAACTTAACGATCTCTACTTACAATCATTGTGCTTGGGTGATATGGCCACATGTTACAGTGAAATGGGAGGGCAAGCATACCTGCAAAAAGCGCTAGAGTTAGAACGGGAAGCTTTAAGGTTGTTTCGATTAAGCGGTCATGGTGGGGCTATTGAGAGTATGCGAGTTAATAATCTTGCTACAAACCTGATCTTACTTGGGTATCATGAGGAGTCGGTTAGCTATCTCATTGAGGCAATCGCTTTAGCTCAAAAATTTGAGAACCAAGCTGATGAGTGTCGTGCACTCTATAATCTTGGTGAAACTTATCTTAAATTGAATCAACTTGACCAAGCAGAAATAGCCTTTGAGCAAGCACTGACGATTGTTGAGCGCATGAATTTTGATGAAGGGCGTGCTTACATGTTGCAAGGTCAAGCAAATGTAGCGATGTTGCAAAAAAACTATCACCAATCAATCGAAAAGCTGAATCAAGCATATGCCATTATGCAGCATTTTAATCGAGGTATCGCATTAAACGTTCAGTGGAAAATCGCCCTACTATATTGGAAGCTTGGTGATGTACCAACAGCCGAAGCTCTAATGCAAGCAGTTGTTGAACAAGAACGCCCATTAGGGCTTGATCGGGTGCATGCCCATGAACAACAATTGAGCAATTTGCGCACTCGACAGCCCTTTGATGATGACCTGTTGCAAACACTGTTAAATGAATAG